A genome region from Alicyclobacillus acidocaldarius subsp. acidocaldarius DSM 446 includes the following:
- a CDS encoding phosphosulfolactate synthase, giving the protein MIVPEGGAFSQWIAPPLGRREGKPRTSGITMVIDKGLSLAETESLLSMAAPIIDLLKLGFGTSAVYPERILRAKLERAAQADVMACPGGTLAEVAWTQGVFAEYLRRCRELGFQAMEISDGTIDLPLDHRARAIAAAKRVFPLVITEVGKKLSDDVDLVRCAEGVLRDLEAGADYVILEGRESGEGVGIYDPGGKVLDDALAVFVAALPVEARSRVIWEAPKKSQQVELIRRFGPGVNLGNVPPADAIALECLRLGLRADTFVLTLGGPECHGSS; this is encoded by the coding sequence GTGATTGTACCAGAGGGCGGCGCCTTCTCACAATGGATTGCCCCGCCGCTCGGACGGCGGGAGGGCAAGCCGCGCACGAGCGGGATCACCATGGTCATCGACAAGGGACTGAGCCTGGCGGAGACGGAGTCCCTGCTGTCGATGGCGGCTCCCATCATCGATCTGCTGAAGCTCGGATTTGGGACGAGCGCCGTCTATCCCGAGCGCATCCTCAGGGCCAAGCTCGAGCGCGCGGCACAGGCGGACGTCATGGCGTGCCCTGGTGGGACCCTGGCTGAGGTGGCGTGGACCCAGGGCGTGTTCGCCGAATACCTCCGGCGCTGCCGCGAACTCGGATTTCAAGCGATGGAAATCTCGGACGGCACCATCGACCTGCCGCTGGACCATCGCGCCAGGGCCATTGCGGCGGCCAAACGCGTGTTTCCCCTCGTCATTACGGAGGTGGGCAAAAAACTGAGCGACGACGTCGACCTCGTGCGCTGCGCCGAGGGTGTGCTCCGGGATCTCGAAGCCGGCGCCGATTACGTGATCCTCGAGGGGCGCGAATCAGGCGAGGGCGTGGGCATTTACGATCCCGGGGGCAAGGTGCTCGACGACGCACTGGCGGTGTTCGTCGCCGCGCTGCCCGTCGAAGCGCGGAGCCGCGTCATCTGGGAAGCGCCGAAAAAGTCTCAGCAAGTGGAACTCATTCGGCGCTTTGGCCCGGGCGTCAATCTTGGCAACGTGCCGCCCGCAGACGCCATTGCCCTCGAGTGCCTGCGGCTCGGCCTCAGGGCGGATACCTTCGTACTCACACTGGGCGGTCCTGAATGTCACGGCTCGTCGTAA
- a CDS encoding YlmC/YmxH family sporulation protein, translating into MVRISELQSKDVVNVEDGKRLGTIGDLEIDLDSGLIRAIVIPGQSKFFGMVGGSQDYIIPWNQIVKIGADVILVDLRSPGEPGYYLPPQSGKRGTGGY; encoded by the coding sequence GTGGTGCGCATTTCGGAGCTTCAGTCGAAGGACGTGGTCAACGTCGAGGACGGCAAGCGGCTCGGGACCATCGGCGATCTGGAGATCGATCTCGACAGCGGGCTAATCCGCGCCATTGTCATTCCCGGCCAATCGAAGTTCTTCGGCATGGTGGGCGGATCGCAGGATTACATCATCCCGTGGAACCAGATTGTCAAGATCGGCGCAGACGTGATCCTCGTGGATCTGCGCTCGCCCGGAGAACCGGGCTACTATCTCCCTCCGCAGTCCGGCAAGCGCGGCACGGGCGGCTACTGA
- the pyrR gene encoding bifunctional pyr operon transcriptional regulator/uracil phosphoribosyltransferase PyrR: MAQKTQIMDEAAMRRSLTRMAHEILERNKGLDDLVLVGIVTRGAILAERLGRKLFEIEGQVVPCHRLDPRPYRDDRDRTVSPEAPAPNIDVADRKVILVDDVLYTGRTVRAALDAMMRAGRARCVQLATLVDRGHRELPIRPDFVGKNVPTARDEQVIVRLAEVDGLDGVWIAEGRA; this comes from the coding sequence GTGGCTCAAAAGACGCAGATTATGGACGAAGCGGCAATGCGCAGATCGCTCACCCGCATGGCCCACGAGATCCTGGAGCGCAACAAGGGGCTGGACGACCTCGTGCTCGTCGGGATCGTCACGCGCGGCGCCATCCTGGCGGAGAGGCTCGGGCGGAAGCTGTTCGAAATTGAGGGGCAGGTCGTGCCGTGCCACCGGCTGGATCCCCGGCCGTACCGGGACGATCGCGACCGGACGGTCTCGCCCGAGGCGCCCGCGCCAAACATCGACGTGGCGGATCGCAAGGTCATTCTCGTCGATGACGTGCTGTACACGGGGCGGACGGTGAGGGCCGCGCTGGACGCCATGATGCGCGCGGGCCGCGCGCGGTGTGTGCAGCTCGCGACGCTGGTGGACCGCGGCCATCGGGAGCTTCCCATTCGGCCCGACTTTGTGGGCAAAAACGTGCCGACGGCGCGAGACGAGCAGGTCATCGTCCGCCTCGCGGAAGTGGACGGTTTGGACGGCGTCTGGATTGCGGAAGGAAGGGCGTGA
- a CDS encoding YggS family pyridoxal phosphate-dependent enzyme: protein MDYGFVRQRVEEVRARVEAACRRSGRDPAGVRIVAVTKTASPDVLPALHAAGIRDAAENRWQMARDKLAHPAASSLDWHFIGTLQTNKVKYVVPRFAWVHSLDRPELAHALSEEAVRRGVVVNVLVQVNISGEAQKHGVAPEDAEALVRLAHELPGLAVRGLMTMAPIAERPEDVRHVFAGLRALMHELRSRLSLEALDQLSMGMSDDFEVAVEEGATMIRIGRRLVNP from the coding sequence GTGGATTACGGATTTGTGCGCCAGCGGGTCGAGGAAGTTCGAGCGCGGGTCGAAGCTGCCTGCCGTCGTTCCGGCCGCGACCCGGCGGGCGTCCGCATTGTGGCTGTGACGAAGACGGCGTCTCCCGACGTGTTGCCCGCGCTTCACGCCGCGGGCATCCGGGATGCGGCCGAGAATCGCTGGCAGATGGCGCGGGACAAGCTCGCGCATCCTGCTGCTTCTAGCTTGGATTGGCATTTCATCGGCACGCTTCAGACCAACAAGGTCAAATATGTCGTTCCGCGCTTTGCGTGGGTTCACTCGCTGGATCGGCCCGAACTGGCCCACGCGCTGTCCGAAGAGGCGGTGCGGCGGGGCGTCGTGGTGAACGTGTTGGTCCAGGTCAACATCAGCGGCGAGGCGCAAAAGCACGGCGTCGCGCCCGAGGATGCGGAGGCTCTCGTCCGCCTCGCCCACGAGCTTCCAGGGCTTGCGGTCCGGGGGCTCATGACCATGGCGCCCATCGCCGAGCGCCCCGAGGATGTGCGCCACGTCTTCGCGGGTCTTCGCGCGCTGATGCACGAGCTGAGATCCCGTCTGTCGCTCGAGGCGCTGGATCAGCTTTCGATGGGAATGTCCGACGACTTCGAGGTGGCTGTCGAGGAAGGCGCCACCATGATCCGCATCGGACGAAGGCTGGTCAATCCATGA
- a CDS encoding TraR/DksA C4-type zinc finger protein, which translates to MDTDSIRSRLEAARERLIDRLNGAETSADIRSAMPDEFSELAMYDNHPADVASELALRNQAVGERLRDERALADVEDALSRIRQGTYGQCESCGRPIPPDRLEAIPTTRRCVDCEREVEARQASARRPVEEDVLAPAFGQFDRDGADETGYDGEDALQDVMRYDRPVTGLARYDEPDLDDDAGYVESVDRISEDDYRRTLPSPAQLLTDYDEP; encoded by the coding sequence ATGGACACGGATTCGATTCGATCCCGCCTGGAGGCGGCGCGGGAGCGCCTGATCGATCGCCTGAACGGAGCCGAAACGTCTGCGGACATCCGCAGCGCCATGCCCGACGAATTCTCGGAACTCGCCATGTATGACAATCATCCCGCGGACGTCGCCAGTGAACTCGCGCTCCGCAATCAGGCGGTTGGCGAACGGCTGCGCGACGAGCGCGCGCTTGCCGACGTGGAGGATGCGCTCTCGCGGATCCGCCAGGGAACCTATGGCCAATGCGAGTCCTGCGGGCGGCCCATTCCGCCGGATCGGCTAGAGGCAATTCCGACGACTCGTCGATGCGTGGACTGTGAGCGGGAGGTGGAGGCCAGGCAGGCGTCAGCACGTCGCCCCGTGGAGGAGGACGTGCTGGCGCCCGCGTTTGGCCAGTTCGATCGCGACGGCGCGGACGAGACGGGATACGACGGGGAGGACGCGCTTCAGGACGTCATGCGTTACGACCGCCCCGTTACCGGTCTCGCGCGTTACGACGAACCCGACCTCGACGACGACGCCGGGTACGTCGAGTCGGTGGACCGTATCTCGGAGGACGACTATCGGCGGACGTTGCCGTCGCCGGCCCAGCTTCTCACCGATTACGACGAGCCGTGA
- a CDS encoding YlmH family RNA-binding protein, whose protein sequence is MEHGWVRASEQPWVRRASDWVRQVQDSYAPYLTDFLTPRERYLAESVARGAGIHVEAFGGYDGAERVRLLLLPEPWPVRPEDFEIQALKVAALQGAFAHGDVLGSLLGLGLKRASVGDIAISTPAQAYVFVARPLVRYLQDAWARVGRMPVLVQVVDEVPNLSPPPYEPKEIFVMSPRMDAVVAQACRMSRKDAQSLVASGRVELNHAEAPADAEVRPGDVLSVRGFGRVRVLETVGQSKSGRWIVRVGVLRSRP, encoded by the coding sequence GTGGAGCACGGATGGGTACGCGCGTCGGAGCAACCCTGGGTTCGCCGCGCGTCGGATTGGGTCCGACAGGTTCAGGACAGCTACGCGCCCTATTTGACCGACTTTCTGACGCCGCGCGAACGATATCTTGCCGAAAGCGTGGCGCGAGGTGCGGGCATCCATGTCGAGGCGTTCGGGGGATACGACGGCGCGGAGCGCGTGCGGCTGCTGCTTTTGCCGGAGCCGTGGCCGGTGCGTCCGGAGGACTTCGAGATTCAGGCGCTCAAGGTGGCCGCGCTGCAGGGGGCCTTTGCGCACGGAGACGTGTTGGGCTCGCTCCTTGGCCTGGGACTCAAGCGCGCTTCGGTGGGCGATATCGCGATCTCCACACCTGCACAAGCGTATGTGTTCGTCGCCCGACCCCTTGTGCGCTATCTGCAGGACGCTTGGGCTCGCGTCGGCCGCATGCCGGTGCTCGTGCAGGTCGTGGACGAGGTCCCGAATTTGTCCCCTCCGCCGTACGAGCCAAAGGAGATTTTCGTCATGTCGCCGCGCATGGACGCCGTCGTGGCGCAGGCTTGTCGGATGTCGCGCAAGGATGCGCAGTCCCTTGTCGCGAGTGGACGCGTGGAACTCAATCACGCGGAGGCGCCGGCCGACGCCGAGGTGCGTCCCGGCGACGTGTTGTCCGTCAGGGGATTCGGCCGCGTGCGGGTCTTGGAGACCGTGGGCCAGTCCAAAAGCGGCAGATGGATCGTTCGGGTCGGCGTCCTGCGATCTCGCCCCTAA
- the pgeF gene encoding peptidoglycan editing factor PgeF, with amino-acid sequence MRLLKDVIGQHGGLGIRPPFAGPGVRAMFFFRHLDTWPPVDADLSSRLTGPEAARDNRARMLGKAGVQAEALCLVRQVHGHRVIRVDAPTESALEADGMITDVPGLALAILVADCAPVLLYDPVRRAVGACHSGWRGTVQQIVARAIEGMRDEYGTNPGDLHVAIGPCIRRCCYEVDDAVADRVRSTPLERALLPRFGRPGKYVFSLPHAIRLTAEACGVQPDRVYDAGICTSCRNRHLFSHRREGERAGRQMAVIALGVGD; translated from the coding sequence ATGCGCTTGCTGAAGGACGTGATCGGACAACATGGCGGCCTCGGGATTCGCCCGCCGTTTGCGGGCCCGGGCGTGCGTGCCATGTTTTTCTTTCGCCATTTGGACACGTGGCCGCCCGTGGATGCAGATCTGTCGTCGCGCCTCACGGGTCCGGAGGCGGCCCGGGACAACCGCGCAAGGATGCTCGGCAAGGCTGGCGTGCAAGCCGAGGCGCTATGCCTGGTGCGTCAGGTCCACGGCCATCGCGTTATCCGCGTCGACGCGCCGACGGAATCCGCCCTCGAGGCAGACGGGATGATCACGGATGTCCCCGGCCTCGCGCTCGCCATCCTCGTCGCCGACTGCGCGCCCGTCCTCTTGTACGATCCCGTCCGCCGTGCGGTGGGCGCGTGCCACTCGGGATGGCGGGGCACTGTGCAACAGATTGTCGCCCGCGCCATCGAAGGCATGCGGGACGAGTACGGGACAAATCCCGGGGATCTGCATGTCGCCATCGGCCCGTGCATTCGGCGGTGCTGCTACGAGGTGGACGATGCGGTGGCAGACCGCGTCCGAAGCACGCCGCTCGAGCGAGCGCTTTTGCCCAGGTTCGGACGTCCTGGAAAGTATGTCTTCAGCCTGCCTCATGCCATTCGCCTGACGGCTGAAGCTTGCGGGGTCCAGCCGGATCGCGTCTATGACGCCGGCATCTGCACGTCCTGCCGAAATCGCCACCTGTTCTCGCACCGCCGCGAGGGCGAGCGCGCGGGGAGACAGATGGCGGTCATCGCGCTTGGGGTGGGGGACTGA
- a CDS encoding DUF5665 domain-containing protein produces the protein MRHRRRRRHSLTHLGLLRLTEYLEGVNFAAYVDLLQTPWRLALLNLIGGIFRGLGIGLGFTVIAGLVVLILQQLELLNLPIIGKWIADLVQIVDGQLRARQFTY, from the coding sequence ATGCGGCATCGGCGCAGACGGCGTCACTCGCTCACACACCTCGGACTGCTGAGACTGACGGAATACCTCGAAGGTGTGAACTTCGCGGCGTACGTCGATCTGCTGCAGACCCCGTGGCGGCTCGCGCTGCTCAATCTCATCGGCGGCATCTTTCGCGGCCTGGGCATCGGCCTGGGTTTCACCGTGATCGCAGGTTTGGTGGTGCTCATCCTGCAGCAGCTCGAGCTTCTCAATCTCCCGATCATCGGCAAGTGGATCGCGGATTTGGTCCAAATCGTGGACGGGCAGCTCAGGGCACGCCAGTTCACGTACTGA
- the sigE gene encoding RNA polymerase sporulation sigma factor SigE has protein sequence MYAFQFLETKRRLALLRLRLLYIRLRIRLLGQPDEVYYVGGSEALPPPLTKEEEQYLLERLPSGDPSVRSMLIERNLRLVVYIARKFENTGVNIEDLVSIGTIGLIKAVNTFDPSKKIKLATYASRCIENEILMYLRRNNKLRAEVSLDEPLNVDWDGNELLLSDVLGTDSDTIYRNLEDEVDRELLYDALDKLSERERTIMELRFGLGTGQEMTQKDVADLLGISQSYISRLEKRILKRLQREFNKMM, from the coding sequence ATGTACGCGTTCCAGTTTCTCGAGACCAAGCGCCGCCTCGCGCTCCTTCGGCTTCGCCTCCTGTACATCCGCCTGCGAATTCGCCTCCTGGGTCAGCCGGATGAGGTTTATTACGTCGGTGGAAGCGAGGCGCTCCCGCCGCCGCTCACGAAGGAGGAGGAGCAATATCTCCTTGAACGGCTTCCTTCGGGCGATCCGTCCGTGCGGTCGATGCTCATTGAGCGAAACCTGCGCCTCGTCGTGTACATCGCCCGCAAGTTCGAGAACACGGGCGTGAACATCGAGGACCTGGTGTCCATCGGCACCATCGGGCTCATCAAGGCCGTGAACACGTTCGATCCGTCCAAGAAGATCAAGCTCGCGACGTACGCGTCCCGGTGCATCGAGAATGAGATACTCATGTACCTCCGCCGCAACAACAAACTTCGCGCCGAGGTGTCGCTGGACGAGCCGCTGAACGTGGACTGGGATGGAAACGAGTTGCTCCTGTCGGACGTGCTCGGCACGGATTCTGACACCATCTACCGGAACCTCGAAGATGAGGTGGATCGCGAACTGCTCTACGACGCCCTCGACAAGTTGAGCGAACGGGAGCGCACCATCATGGAGCTGCGATTCGGCCTGGGGACCGGTCAGGAGATGACGCAAAAGGACGTCGCCGATCTTCTCGGGATTTCCCAATCCTACATATCGCGTTTGGAGAAGCGCATTCTGAAGCGGCTTCAGCGGGAGTTTAACAAGATGATGTGA
- the lspA gene encoding signal peptidase II, producing the protein MGKQKWLLYVVGLVVLIADQLIKLVVRAKLAIGSAVIVIPGVVEFTHIQNPGAAFSLLPHQVWLFVLVAIAVVAAVVVVNTRFRLSASAQVGLGLLLGGALGNMVDRVFSPTHTVTDYVYFYTIHFPVFNLADASIDIGVVLLILSTFRGGNDARD; encoded by the coding sequence GTGGGGAAGCAGAAGTGGCTGTTGTACGTGGTCGGCCTGGTGGTGCTCATCGCCGATCAACTCATCAAACTGGTTGTGCGCGCGAAGTTGGCCATCGGCAGCGCCGTCATCGTCATCCCGGGCGTGGTGGAGTTCACGCACATCCAGAATCCGGGCGCCGCATTCAGTCTCTTGCCTCATCAGGTTTGGCTCTTTGTCCTCGTGGCCATCGCCGTGGTGGCGGCGGTGGTCGTGGTGAACACGCGGTTCCGACTGAGCGCCTCGGCGCAGGTGGGGCTTGGCCTTCTGCTCGGCGGCGCGCTCGGGAACATGGTCGATCGCGTCTTTTCCCCGACCCACACGGTCACCGACTACGTGTACTTCTACACCATCCATTTTCCCGTCTTCAACCTCGCGGACGCCTCCATCGACATCGGCGTCGTGCTCCTCATTCTCTCCACGTTTCGAGGCGGGAACGATGCCCGCGACTGA
- a CDS encoding YggT family protein, whose translation MDGLADAVEWMFAIYFVVLMAGALIQMVPDWSYHRVGRWIHACCEPYLWVFRRHLRPLRVGRTSVDVSWLVAVVVFLVVEAGVDTTLTQLTTS comes from the coding sequence ATGGACGGCTTGGCGGACGCCGTGGAATGGATGTTCGCCATCTATTTCGTCGTGCTCATGGCCGGCGCGTTGATTCAGATGGTGCCCGATTGGAGCTATCACCGCGTGGGCCGGTGGATTCACGCTTGCTGCGAGCCTTATCTGTGGGTGTTTCGGCGTCACCTTCGCCCCTTGCGCGTGGGTCGGACGTCCGTGGACGTGTCGTGGCTCGTGGCCGTTGTCGTGTTTTTGGTGGTCGAGGCGGGTGTGGACACCACGTTGACGCAGTTGACCACGAGCTGA
- a CDS encoding DivIVA domain-containing protein has protein sequence MPLSPIDIHNKEFRRSLRGYNEDEVDDFLERVIQDYEALIRQNKQLEEEIARLNEKLAHYQNLEESLSKSILVAQETAEELKNNAKKEAQLIIREAEKNADRIISEALNKARKVALEVEEMQKQAAIFRARFRSLIQSQLEMMESGDWESFERELARREVAAAEPDFA, from the coding sequence ATGCCGTTGTCGCCCATCGACATTCACAATAAAGAGTTCCGGCGCTCGCTGCGCGGGTACAACGAGGATGAAGTCGATGATTTTCTGGAACGCGTGATTCAAGATTACGAGGCCCTGATCCGCCAGAACAAGCAGCTCGAAGAGGAGATCGCGCGGCTCAACGAGAAATTGGCTCATTACCAGAATCTCGAGGAGAGCCTGAGCAAGTCCATCCTCGTGGCGCAGGAAACGGCGGAAGAGCTGAAGAACAACGCCAAAAAGGAAGCGCAGCTCATCATTCGCGAGGCGGAAAAAAACGCGGATCGCATCATCAGCGAAGCCCTCAATAAGGCGCGAAAAGTGGCGCTCGAGGTGGAGGAGATGCAGAAGCAAGCTGCCATTTTCCGCGCGCGGTTCCGCTCGCTCATCCAGTCGCAGCTGGAGATGATGGAGTCGGGCGACTGGGAGTCGTTCGAGCGGGAGCTCGCACGGCGCGAGGTCGCGGCGGCCGAGCCGGACTTCGCGTGA
- the sigG gene encoding RNA polymerase sporulation sigma factor SigG, with protein MKRNKVEICGVNTSQLPVLTNAQMRELFEQLRAGDPSAREKLVNGNLRLVLSVIQRFNNRGEYVDDLFQVGCIGLMKAIDNFDLNQNVRFSTYAVPMIVGEIRRYLRDNNPIRVSRSLRDIAYKALQVRDMLASKNLREPSIVEIANEMNLPKEEVVFALDAIQDPVSMFEPIYHDGGDPIYVMDQIHDEREKDSAWVEGIALREAMRKLSDREKKILAKRFYEGKTQMEVADEIGISQAQVSRLEKAAIHRMYKHIQS; from the coding sequence TTGAAGCGCAACAAGGTGGAGATCTGCGGCGTCAACACTTCTCAGCTTCCGGTTCTCACCAACGCTCAAATGCGCGAGCTGTTCGAACAGCTTCGGGCCGGAGACCCCTCGGCGCGCGAGAAGCTGGTCAACGGCAACCTGCGCTTGGTCTTATCGGTCATTCAGCGGTTTAACAATCGGGGCGAGTACGTGGACGACCTGTTCCAAGTCGGATGCATCGGACTGATGAAAGCCATAGACAATTTTGACCTCAATCAAAACGTGCGCTTTTCCACCTACGCGGTCCCCATGATCGTCGGCGAAATTCGCAGGTATCTGCGGGACAACAACCCCATCCGCGTCAGCCGTTCCCTTCGCGACATCGCCTACAAAGCGCTGCAGGTTCGCGACATGCTGGCGTCCAAAAACCTGCGCGAGCCTTCCATCGTCGAGATCGCCAACGAGATGAACCTGCCGAAGGAGGAGGTCGTGTTCGCGCTCGACGCCATTCAGGACCCCGTCTCCATGTTCGAGCCCATCTACCACGACGGGGGAGATCCCATCTACGTGATGGATCAGATCCACGACGAGCGAGAAAAGGATTCGGCGTGGGTGGAGGGCATTGCGCTGCGGGAGGCGATGCGGAAGCTGTCGGACCGAGAGAAGAAGATTCTGGCGAAGCGGTTTTACGAGGGCAAGACCCAGATGGAGGTGGCGGACGAGATTGGCATCTCGCAGGCGCAGGTCTCCCGCCTCGAGAAGGCAGCCATTCACCGCATGTACAAGCACATCCAGTCGTAA
- a CDS encoding sigma-E processing peptidase SpoIIGA produces the protein MQALPVVYIDIVWMVNFIMDFALLWTTGWLMKRRARWTRLLAGALVGATYALALFVPALSLATTWPGKALVSVLMVWVSLPHRSALDLARLVGVYYLVSFVVAGASVAARFALPGTTLNHALWSDRGVAFATSGETLGLMIGLPLAVDGLKRLAARLRKDARVETSLVDLEVQFDEIVIRCRALVDTGNALVDPVSKRPVSLVDADVLMPAFPEPVREKLAVGADLLDALTEALPGTPLSIVPFQGASGRGLTVALRPKAVYLVQADGSRARGADSLFAVFPGVLSAEGTFQAILHPEVMNGVDDDVRVPVSRDQAPPRAPSASPPVHPPANSPPGSAG, from the coding sequence GTGCAGGCCCTGCCGGTGGTCTACATCGACATCGTCTGGATGGTCAACTTCATCATGGACTTCGCGTTGCTCTGGACGACCGGCTGGCTGATGAAGCGCCGGGCGCGCTGGACGCGGCTTTTGGCGGGCGCCTTGGTAGGCGCGACGTACGCGCTCGCGCTGTTTGTCCCTGCTCTGTCCCTTGCCACCACATGGCCCGGCAAGGCGCTTGTGTCCGTGCTGATGGTGTGGGTCTCCCTGCCCCACCGAAGCGCGCTCGATCTCGCCCGCCTCGTCGGCGTCTACTACCTCGTGTCGTTCGTCGTGGCCGGGGCGAGCGTGGCCGCTCGGTTCGCCTTGCCCGGCACGACGCTCAACCACGCCCTGTGGAGCGACCGCGGCGTGGCCTTTGCGACTTCAGGCGAGACGCTCGGCCTGATGATCGGCCTGCCGCTCGCCGTGGATGGGCTCAAGCGCCTCGCCGCGCGCCTGCGAAAGGACGCGCGCGTCGAGACATCTTTGGTCGATCTCGAAGTGCAATTCGACGAGATCGTCATCCGCTGTCGCGCCCTGGTGGACACGGGCAACGCATTGGTCGATCCCGTGTCGAAGCGCCCCGTGTCGCTGGTCGACGCCGATGTCCTCATGCCCGCGTTTCCGGAGCCGGTCCGCGAGAAGCTGGCCGTCGGCGCGGATCTGCTGGATGCCCTGACCGAGGCGTTGCCCGGGACACCGTTGTCCATCGTGCCGTTTCAAGGGGCTTCGGGCCGCGGGTTGACGGTCGCGCTCCGGCCGAAGGCCGTGTATCTGGTGCAGGCGGATGGCTCGCGCGCCCGCGGCGCGGACAGCCTGTTTGCGGTATTTCCCGGCGTGCTCAGCGCGGAGGGGACGTTTCAAGCCATCTTGCACCCAGAAGTCATGAATGGAGTGGATGACGATGTACGCGTTCCAGTTTCTCGAGACCAAGCGCCGCCTCGCGCTCCTTCGGCTTCGCCTCCTGTACATCCGCCTGCGAATTCGCCTCCTGGGTCAGCCGGATGA
- a CDS encoding RluA family pseudouridine synthase, with the protein MRPAIHVQYEVSAEDAGERLDRWLTDRLQEDDIEVSRTQVQRWLDDGFIRRARPGRLKASDPVEAGDLYEVDVPEEEPLELVPDDGVPFVVAYEDDDVIVVDKPRGVVVHPGAGHMRGTLVNGLLARGTPLCTLAGALRPGVVHRIDKDTSGLVVFAKSDRAYRALVEAFRAHDVEREYVAIAHGRMPHREGTIDMPIARDPADRQRMAVRQGGKRAVTHFEVLESFAKYSYLRLRLETGRTHQIRVHLAAIGHPIAGDPVYGPRHTLPIDGQALHARTLGFTHPDGRRLRFESAVPSDMARLLDGLRQGRIGT; encoded by the coding sequence ATGCGACCGGCCATCCATGTCCAATATGAGGTGAGTGCGGAGGATGCGGGCGAGCGACTCGACCGATGGCTGACCGACAGGCTGCAGGAGGACGACATTGAGGTCTCGCGGACGCAGGTGCAGCGCTGGCTTGACGATGGGTTCATCCGCCGCGCGCGCCCCGGGCGGCTGAAGGCGAGCGATCCGGTGGAGGCGGGCGACCTCTACGAAGTGGACGTCCCGGAAGAGGAGCCGCTGGAGCTTGTGCCGGATGACGGCGTGCCGTTTGTCGTCGCCTACGAGGACGACGATGTCATCGTGGTGGACAAGCCGCGCGGCGTCGTTGTGCACCCGGGGGCGGGCCACATGCGGGGCACCCTCGTGAACGGCCTCTTGGCGCGCGGCACTCCACTGTGCACGCTCGCCGGCGCGTTGAGGCCGGGCGTCGTGCACCGGATCGACAAGGACACGAGCGGGCTCGTCGTGTTCGCCAAGTCGGATCGCGCGTATCGCGCGTTGGTCGAGGCGTTTCGTGCGCACGACGTCGAACGCGAGTATGTCGCCATCGCGCACGGCCGCATGCCCCACCGCGAGGGCACCATCGACATGCCCATCGCGCGCGATCCGGCGGATCGCCAGCGGATGGCCGTTCGCCAAGGGGGCAAGCGCGCTGTCACGCACTTCGAGGTCCTCGAATCGTTTGCCAAATACTCGTACCTTCGCTTAAGGCTCGAGACGGGCCGCACGCATCAAATCCGCGTCCACCTCGCAGCCATCGGCCATCCCATCGCGGGCGATCCCGTCTACGGCCCGCGCCACACGCTGCCCATCGATGGACAGGCGCTCCACGCGCGGACGCTCGGCTTCACGCATCCGGACGGTCGTCGCCTCCGGTTCGAAAGCGCCGTGCCCTCCGATATGGCCCGGCTCCTTGACGGATTGCGCCAGGGGCGAATCGGAACTTGA